A genomic segment from Desulfuromonas thiophila encodes:
- a CDS encoding TolC family protein, translated as MGGGRWWNPAVAGALLAAAVLAGCASPPAQLQQADQVAHALVRQQQQALGQVADFQLSPVRRALRQRLLQQQGWPVAAAPAVDPDTAAPAEAADGPLLLSLPLALEIAAGYSRDYQLQKEQLFQTALALDLEQERFRTSWRGLLGSLWAQDRSQRPILQGLQHSGDLALTRQLRQGASLAAGLALDLVQLLSGDRLVSRGLVADASISVPLLRGAGQAVVTEPLQQAERDLLYGLWSFDRYRRSFAVAVASSYLQVLERNNQVRTAHDNYQRLIDSRRRARRLADAGRLPEVQVDQALQDELRARSRWVQARQNSLDALDRFKLQLGLPTDAQLALDDAELARLQQSLAAALTDRADDGTAEKALLRLALRQRRDLLVARGEVEDARRAIGVAEDALRAELTLLGQAQAGESRSLGQASQDDARLRPARGQYSALLQLDLALERTAERNALRNRWIDLQQAVRAVEALEDNVKYEVRSAWRRLHEARETIAIEQQAVLVARRRVTSTSLFLRAGRIQMRDALEAEDALVAANNALVAAQVQYAIARMQLQRDLDVLEPDVAGQWLLTDWHPPQEQP; from the coding sequence GTGGGTGGCGGACGGTGGTGGAATCCTGCGGTTGCTGGCGCCCTGCTGGCCGCTGCCGTGCTGGCGGGTTGTGCGTCGCCGCCGGCGCAGTTGCAGCAGGCCGACCAAGTGGCCCATGCCCTGGTGCGGCAACAGCAGCAGGCCCTGGGGCAGGTGGCCGACTTCCAGCTCAGTCCGGTACGCCGTGCCTTGCGCCAGCGGCTGCTGCAGCAGCAGGGCTGGCCGGTCGCCGCCGCGCCGGCGGTTGACCCTGATACCGCGGCCCCGGCCGAAGCCGCCGATGGACCGTTGCTGCTGAGTCTGCCGCTGGCCCTTGAAATTGCCGCCGGCTACAGCCGTGACTACCAGTTGCAGAAGGAGCAGCTGTTCCAGACGGCCCTGGCCCTGGATCTGGAGCAGGAACGGTTTCGCACCAGCTGGCGCGGTCTGCTCGGCAGCCTCTGGGCGCAGGACCGGAGCCAGAGACCGATCCTCCAAGGGCTGCAGCACAGCGGCGATCTGGCGCTGACCCGCCAGCTGCGGCAGGGCGCCAGTCTGGCCGCGGGGCTGGCCCTCGATCTGGTGCAGCTGCTCAGCGGCGACCGGCTGGTGTCGCGCGGACTGGTCGCCGATGCCAGCATCAGCGTGCCCCTGCTGCGTGGCGCCGGGCAGGCGGTGGTGACCGAACCTCTGCAGCAGGCCGAGCGCGATCTGCTCTATGGCCTGTGGTCCTTCGACCGTTACCGCCGCAGTTTTGCCGTGGCCGTGGCCAGCAGCTATCTGCAGGTGCTGGAACGCAACAACCAGGTGCGCACCGCTCACGACAACTATCAGCGCCTGATCGACAGTCGCCGCCGGGCCCGCCGCCTGGCCGATGCCGGCCGGCTGCCCGAGGTGCAGGTCGACCAGGCGCTGCAGGATGAACTGCGGGCGCGCAGTCGCTGGGTGCAGGCGCGGCAGAACAGCCTCGATGCCCTCGACCGCTTCAAGCTGCAGCTGGGCCTGCCGACGGATGCCCAACTGGCCCTTGATGACGCCGAACTGGCTCGTCTGCAGCAGTCCCTTGCCGCCGCGCTGACGGATCGCGCTGATGACGGGACGGCGGAAAAAGCCTTGCTGCGGCTGGCGTTGCGCCAGCGCCGTGATCTGTTGGTGGCGCGTGGCGAGGTGGAGGATGCCCGGCGCGCCATTGGCGTGGCCGAGGATGCCCTGCGCGCCGAACTGACCCTGCTGGGCCAGGCGCAGGCCGGTGAGAGCCGCTCCCTGGGTCAGGCCAGCCAGGACGACGCCCGTCTGCGGCCGGCGCGGGGCCAGTATTCGGCGCTGCTGCAACTCGATCTGGCACTGGAGCGCACGGCCGAGCGCAATGCCCTGCGCAACCGCTGGATTGATCTGCAGCAGGCCGTGCGCGCGGTCGAGGCTCTGGAGGACAATGTCAAGTACGAGGTTCGCAGTGCCTGGCGCCGACTGCATGAGGCCCGTGAAACCATCGCCATCGAACAGCAGGCGGTGCTGGTGGCCCGGCGGCGGGTGACCAGTACCAGCCTGTTTCTGCGGGCGGGCCGCATCCAGATGCGCGATGCCCTCGAAGCCGAGGACGCGCTGGTGGCGGCCAACAACGCGCTGGTGGCGGCCCAGGTGCAGTACGCCATTGCCCGTATGCAGTTGCAGCGCGACCTGGATGTTCTTGAACCTGACGTGGCGGGCCAGTGGCTGTTGACCGACTGGCATCCGCCTCAGGAGCAACCGTGA
- a CDS encoding efflux RND transporter periplasmic adaptor subunit, with amino-acid sequence MKSERFLDKRLAGPGLLLLLAGLALLALLLWPASGRSPVDPVVVRVKRAPLTINVLASGTIKARDQVVISNSLEGRTTILSLVAEGTQVRAGELLIELDASSLQDRRIDQQIVVQNAEAAFVQARENLEVVKNQARSDVEQARLARRFARDDLAKYQQGEYPAQQQEALARIALAEEELRRAEEKRSWSQVLFDERFLSQTELQADELAAQKARIDLELSRGRLTLLRDFDHPRRLLELKAEVDKTAMALERTERKAAADVVQAEAELLARTTTLERERGKLDKISQEIAKTRVLAPQDGMVIYATSTQASWRGAVEPLAAGQEVRERQELIYLPASGARLVETKIHESDLQQVQVGQRALVRLDALPGQIFAGRVESIAVLPDATSAWLNPDLKLYNTEILLEAESHALRSGMNCQVEILIDQIDKALVLPLQAVLVQEGQALAYQPGTPPRPVPVRLGRHNAYQVEIVDGLEAGAAVLLNPPLQAGGAL; translated from the coding sequence GTGAAAAGCGAGCGATTTCTCGACAAGCGCCTGGCCGGGCCAGGGCTTCTTCTGTTGCTGGCGGGCCTGGCGCTGCTGGCCCTGCTGCTGTGGCCCGCCAGTGGCCGGTCTCCTGTTGATCCGGTGGTGGTGCGGGTCAAACGCGCACCGCTGACCATCAACGTGCTGGCTTCCGGCACCATCAAGGCGCGCGATCAGGTGGTCATCAGCAACAGTCTCGAAGGTCGCACCACCATTTTGTCCCTGGTGGCGGAGGGCACCCAGGTGCGGGCCGGCGAGTTGCTGATCGAACTCGATGCCAGCAGTCTGCAGGATCGCCGCATCGACCAGCAAATTGTGGTGCAGAACGCCGAGGCGGCTTTCGTGCAGGCGCGAGAAAATCTCGAAGTGGTGAAAAATCAGGCGCGCAGCGATGTCGAACAGGCCCGTCTGGCGCGTCGCTTTGCCCGCGACGATCTGGCTAAATACCAGCAGGGCGAGTATCCGGCCCAGCAGCAGGAGGCCCTTGCCCGGATTGCCCTGGCTGAAGAGGAACTGCGCCGGGCCGAGGAAAAACGGTCCTGGTCGCAGGTGCTGTTCGACGAGCGCTTTCTGTCACAGACCGAGTTGCAGGCCGATGAGTTGGCGGCCCAGAAGGCGCGCATCGATCTGGAACTCAGCCGTGGCCGACTGACCCTGCTGCGTGATTTTGATCATCCGCGCCGGTTGCTGGAGCTCAAGGCCGAGGTGGACAAGACCGCCATGGCGCTGGAGCGCACCGAGCGCAAGGCGGCCGCCGATGTGGTGCAGGCCGAGGCCGAGCTGCTGGCGCGCACCACCACCCTGGAGCGCGAGCGCGGCAAACTCGACAAGATCAGTCAGGAGATTGCCAAGACGCGCGTGCTGGCGCCGCAGGATGGCATGGTGATCTACGCCACCTCCACCCAGGCCAGCTGGCGCGGGGCGGTGGAGCCGCTGGCTGCCGGACAGGAGGTGCGCGAGCGGCAGGAGCTGATCTATCTGCCGGCTTCCGGCGCGCGGCTGGTCGAAACCAAGATTCATGAATCGGACCTGCAACAGGTGCAGGTTGGCCAGCGGGCGCTGGTGCGGCTTGATGCCCTGCCGGGCCAGATCTTCGCCGGGCGGGTGGAGAGCATTGCCGTGCTGCCGGATGCCACCAGTGCCTGGCTCAATCCCGATCTGAAGCTGTACAACACCGAAATTCTGCTCGAAGCCGAATCCCATGCCCTGCGCAGCGGCATGAACTGTCAGGTGGAAATCCTCATCGACCAGATCGACAAGGCCCTGGTGCTGCCGTTGCAGGCGGTGCTGGTGCAGGAAGGGCAGGCGCTGGCCTACCAGCCGGGAACGCCGCCCCGGCCGGTGCCGGTGCGACTGGGGCGGCACAATGCCTACCAGGTGGAGATTGTCGACGGGCTTGAGGCCGGCGCGGCGGTGCTGCTCAACCCGCCGCTGCAAGCGGGCGGAGCCCTTTGA